Proteins co-encoded in one Syngnathoides biaculeatus isolate LvHL_M chromosome 22, ASM1980259v1, whole genome shotgun sequence genomic window:
- the si:ch1073-13h15.3 gene encoding inactive all-trans-retinol 13,14-reductase yields the protein MWLLVLLVWLAVWVAGTYWYLFGKRSPFSLDSVRPPGPREFDQRKRDKVIKQGFSLDKVPRDLDIIVIGSGIGGLAAGATLAKAGKKVLVLEQHDQAGGCCHSYIEKGFEFDVGLHYVGQLHENSLLRIIFDQLSEGQLEFQKLNPHFDTIQIGLGDDKREYTIVSGKTEMKAHLLKQFPDDTEAIETFFKIMKISAKKTHYLATLKLIPQWLAMFLLKSGIADLVSPVFRLSGTCATDLVNTLTSNKDLHVIFSYLFYGVPPKDSSVLINALLVHHYKRGAYYPKGGGSEIAFNIVRTIQKYGGDCLVRAPVSQILVDDKGAAHGVKVRKGGEEVEIHAPVVVSNCGIFTTFQKLLPSEIQVKPDIQERLNMMKHGRGSFLVFSGFDGNEEELGLESTNFWLFKNNDMDKSMEEFFALSKEEAPDNIPMMFITMPSSKDPEAKIRHPGKSCMTILTMVKYEWFKEWKDTTVRKRGDEYHKYKMRFASRLFDWACQLFPKIKDKLVFQDVATPLTNTHYLGAQRGAMYSAEHNLERFRAEAVARNRCHTPVKNLYLSGQDVFSCGIAGALHGGILCASAVLGRIVYVDLLLIKKKLKRRKAEALAPPPRKKLS from the exons ATGTGGCTCCTCGTATTGCTGGTGTGGTTGGCGGTGTGGGTGGCGGGCACCTACTGGTACCTCTTTGGCAAGCGCAGCCCCTTCTCCCTGGACTCAGTCAGGCCTCCTGGACCGCGAGAGTTTGACCAAAGGAAGCGGGACAAAGTCATCAAGCAAG GTTTCAGCCTGGACAAGGTGCCCCGCGACTTGGATATCATCGTGATCGGCAGCGGCATCGGCGGGCTGGCGGCGGGCGCCACGCTCGCCAAGGCGGGCAAGAAAGTTCTGGTTCTGGAGCAGCACGACCAGGCCGGAGGCTGCTGTCACAGCTACATTGAGAAAGGCTTCGAGTTTGACGTTG GGCTTCACTACGTTGGTCAGCTGCACGAGAACAGCCTGCTGCGGATCATCTTTGACCAGCTGTCTGAAGGCCAGCTGGAGTTCCAGAAGCTAAACCCGCACTTCGACACGATCCAGATCGGCCTGGGGGATGACAAGCGGGAGTACACCATCGTTTCGGGGAAAACTGAAATGAAGGCGCACCTCTTGAAGCAGTTTCCAGATGACACAGAGGCCATCGAGACCTTCTTCAAGATCATGAAG ATCTCAGCCAAGAAAACTCACTACCTAGCAACGCTGAAGCTCATCCCGCAGTGGCTAGCCATGTTCCTGTTGAAGTCTGGCATCGCCGACCTCGTCTCGCCGGTTTTCCGTCTCTCCGGAACGTGTGCGACCGACCTGGTGAACACGCTCACCTCTAACAAAGATCTCCACGTCATCTTTTCCTACCTGTTCTACG GTGTTCCCCCAAAGGACTCCAGCGTTTTGATCAATGCCCTCCTGGTGCACCACTACAAGCGAGGCGCCTACTACCCCAAAGGCGGCGGCAGTGAAATCGCCTTCAACATCGTCCGCACCATTCAGAAATATGGCGGGGACTGCCTGGTGCGAGCGCCCGTCTCACAGATCCTAGTTGACGACAAGGGGGCAGCGCACG GCGTGAAGGTGAGGAAAGGCGGAGAAGAGGTGGAGATCCACGCCCCGGTGGTGGTTTCAAACTGCGGCATCTTCACCACCTTCCAAAAACTTCTACCATCTGAGATTCAGGTCAAACCAG ACATCCAGGAGAGGCTGAACATGATGAAGCACGGCAGAGGATCCTTTCTGGTGTTTTCCGGTTTTGACGGCAATGAGGAGGAACTCGGTCTGGAGTCCACAAATTTCTGGCTGTTCAAAAACAACGACATGGACAAATC GATGGAGGAGTTTTTTGCTCTGAGCAAGGAGGAAGCACCAGACAACATCCCCATGATGTTCATCACCATGCCGTCGTCCAAAGACCCGGAGGCCAAGATAAGACACCCCG GAAAATCTTGCATGACCATCCTGACGATGGTGAAATATGAGTGGTTCAAAGAGTGGAAGGACACCACCGTCCGGAAACGTGGAGACGAATACCACAAGTACAAAATGAGATTCGCCAGCAGGCTCTTTGACTGGGCCTGccagttgttccccaaaatcaaaGACAAG CTCGTCTTCCAGGACGTGGCGACGCCGCTGACCAACACGCACTACCTGGGCGCCCAGCGCGGCGCCATGTACTCGGCCGAGCACAACCTGGAGCGCTTCCGAGCGGAGGCGGTGGCGAGGAACCGCTGCCACACACCCGTCAAGAACCTCTACCTCTC
- the tmem101 gene encoding transmembrane protein 101, producing MAAPSRKQLLRFLSQLGAFILTRFGFWNCFCMLMLFAERADSKRKPDIHVPYLYVDMGAAVLCASFMSFGVKRRWFAMAAAVQLAVSTYVSYVGEQVHYGDWLKVRMYSRALAIVGGFLVLASGAGEVYRQKPRSRSLQSTGQIFLGVYLICVVYSLQHSKEDRLAYLNHLPGGEVALVLLAAMLGALAVAFLSGRYVRTAAQVLATALPLVVLLIDGNLGYWHQTRRVEFWNQMKLIGHNVGIFGAALILATDA from the exons ATGGCGGCGCCGAGTAGAAAGCAGCTGTTGAGGTTTCTCAGTCAGTTGGGCGCCTTTATTTTAACCCGCTTTGGATTTTGGAACTGCTTTTGTATGCTGATGCTGTTTGCTGAACGCGCCGACtccaaaag GAAGCCCGACATCCACGTGCCGTACCTGTACGTAGACATGGGGGCGGCGGTCCTGTGCGCCAGCTTCATGTCGTTCGGGGTGAAGAGACGTTGGTTCGCCATGGCCGCCGCCGTCCAGCTGGCGGTCAGCACATACGTGTCGTACGTCGGCGAGCAGGTGCACTACGGTGACTGGCTCAAG GTGCGAATGTATTCTCGAGCGCTCGCCATCGTCGGGGGCTTCCTGGTTCTGGCCAGCGGGGCGGGCGAGGTGTACCGGCAGAAACCACGTAGCAGGTCACTCCAGTCCACCGGACAAATCTTTCTGGGGGTCTACCTCATATGCGTG gtGTACTCGCTGCAGCACAGCAAGGAGGACCGCCTGGCCTACCTGAACCACCTGCCGGGGGGCGAGGTGGCGCTCGTCCTGCTGGCGGCGATGTTGGGCGCTCTGGCCGTGGCCTTCCTGTCGGGCCGCTACGTGCGCACGGCGGCGCAGGTCCTCGCCACGGCCCTGCCGCTGGTGGTTCTGCTCATCGACGGCAACCTGGGCTACTGGCACCAAACGCGCAGGGTGGAGTTCTGGAACCAGATGAAGCTCATCGGACACAACGTGGGGATCTTCGGCGCCGCCCTCATCCTGGCGACGGACGCTTGA
- the gngt2b gene encoding guanine nucleotide-binding protein G(I)/G(S)/G(O) subunit gamma-T2b: MARDMSDKEILKMELEQLKKEVNTARTPVSANCTETISYVEALLPNDPLIKGVPDDKNPYKGDKGGCVVT; this comes from the exons ATGGCTCGGGACATGTCCGATAAGGAGATCCTGAAAATGGAGCTGGAGCAGCTGAAGAAAGAAGTGAACACAGCGAGGACACCC GTGAGCGCAAACTGCACAGAGACGATCTCCTACGTGGAGGCGCTGCTACCCAATGACCCGCTCATCAAGGGCGTCCCCGACGACAAGAACCCCTACAAGGGCGACAAGGGCGGCTGCGTAGTCACATAG